Proteins from a genomic interval of Kitasatospora herbaricolor:
- a CDS encoding LysR family transcriptional regulator produces the protein MMLVSSPDPVIDANLAIALDALLTEHSVTRAAARLHTSPAAMSRTLARLRRVLQDPLLVRAGQAMVPTPRAQALREEAAAVVRSLGALLSPGASVDPAGLSSTFTLQAADLVGAALAPGLLRLARREASGVSFRIRAEELEAGPALRDGRIDLEIGSIDHVDPETRVEELVGLRMVAAVRPGHPLTEGPLTPARLAAAEHVAVSRRGRFTGPLDTALAAQGLHRRVGVVLPSHLAAMTLAARTDVVCLVPAALPGAAPSPLTHDAGALGLRLLDIPLDLPPLTIGMAWHPRNTADGAHRWLRAAVRRTLRTATAAAAVTVADATGPE, from the coding sequence CCTGATCCGGTCATCGACGCCAATCTCGCCATCGCGCTGGACGCTCTGCTGACGGAGCACAGCGTGACCCGCGCCGCCGCACGGCTGCACACCTCGCCCGCCGCCATGAGCCGCACCCTCGCCCGCCTGCGCCGCGTCCTCCAGGACCCCCTGCTGGTCCGGGCCGGGCAGGCGATGGTGCCCACCCCGCGCGCCCAGGCCCTGCGCGAGGAGGCCGCCGCGGTGGTACGCAGCCTCGGAGCGCTGCTCAGCCCCGGCGCGAGCGTCGACCCCGCCGGCCTCAGCAGCACCTTCACCCTCCAGGCCGCCGACCTGGTCGGCGCGGCACTGGCCCCCGGACTGCTGCGACTGGCCCGGCGGGAGGCGTCGGGCGTCTCGTTCCGGATCCGGGCCGAGGAGTTGGAGGCCGGCCCCGCCCTGCGCGACGGCCGGATCGACCTGGAGATCGGGTCCATCGACCACGTGGACCCGGAGACCCGGGTCGAGGAGCTGGTCGGCCTCCGCATGGTGGCGGCCGTCCGCCCCGGCCATCCGCTCACCGAGGGGCCGCTGACCCCGGCCCGGCTCGCCGCCGCCGAGCACGTCGCGGTCAGCCGCCGGGGCCGGTTCACCGGCCCCCTCGACACCGCCCTCGCCGCGCAGGGCCTGCACCGGCGGGTCGGCGTCGTCCTCCCCAGCCACCTGGCCGCGATGACCCTCGCCGCCCGCACCGACGTCGTCTGCCTGGTGCCCGCCGCACTCCCCGGCGCCGCCCCCTCACCCCTCACCCACGACGCCGGCGCCCTCGGACTGCGGCTCCTCGACATCCCGCTGGACCTGCCACCACTGACCATCGGGATGGCCTGGCACCCCCGGAACACGGCCGACGGAGCCCACCGCTGGCTCCGCGCCGCCGTCCGCCGCACGCTCCGCACTGCGACCGCGGCCGCGGCAGTCACGGTGGCGGACGCAACCGGCCCCGAGTAG